AGCCACCGATCGTCCGACGTCAAGCCCTTCCTCCATTTCGGTTCGCAAAAGTGggaactttcttcttcctcctccgcAGAACCCAAATCACcgagttcatcttcttcttagACCAACCccatttttattcttcttccGCAGAACCTAAATCATTGAgttcttcttttatatatttattattgtaaagcGAAACAGTGGAACAAGAAATCAATTGGTGACCGCAGTTCTATATCTCCGACGGGCTAATTCTTCTCCCAAATCTGCAGTACCCTTTAATATCACTCACCGGAAATTCATATCAAGGTTCATTTACTCCCATGTATTATAATTTCCGATAATAGATCTGacatttttcctttaaatcttaaggttttgaaattgattttttgtaTCATCCATCTGTTCGCTACGATGATTTCTTTTGTGTgttattgaaattatataaatgtgaatGTAGTATATATTTCCACGTTTTGAATTGTTTCTTATGTTAAAGTGcgttaatttagtttttgtaatCGTATCGTGAATGATTCTGTTTGCTGTTGTTGTAATCAGTGTTAACTATGATGTTGTAGAtccaattttgtttttccttttgtcGTAACAGAGTGGTACATCGAGTTTTAGGTTCTAGGTTTTAGGTTGTATTATTGTATAACAGAGGGGTACATGGATCAGGGAAATTCGatcgtttttgtttttgggatCTGGGTAGGTTTGTGATCTAGAGAAGATTAGAGTTTGCAGATCCGATATTTTAATGTTTGCAGATCCGATATTTTAATGTTTGCAGATCTGGTATTTCCCACTGAGTTTGCATATGTTAtttgggaagaagatgaactcgAGTTTTgcggaagaggaagaagaaagttcccactttgcccttctaaaatctatattcattaataatttttaatataaaattcatttataatgccACGTCATCAATATTTAAATGGTCGTTAGCGATTTTTAACGGCATGGgtaaaattgtttcaaattagcaGTTCTGAGGACTCAAttaggaaaattttaaaaaaagagacCAAAGTGAGAAGACCGAACGAAAATAGGAAcgcttaaattattttaacctaTAAATTAACAAATGAAAGTAAACCTTTTGATGTGAATAGTAAATGTTGTATTTCTTTATACTCTTCatctttattatctttaattataaagaatcaattgtactcataaaatcaatttataaaaatgattttttttaaagtacacTTTTTATTAGGTAAACCAATTCACTCCTCCTAGTTTTTATCCACACGTGAATATTCCGTTGCacatttctaatatatataacacGTGATACCTAATATTTCAACACACCTTAATAATCATGTATAAAGAAAGATTTATCTTAAATCTTTTGAGTCACAATAGTCCTATGAatgcattattttaaaaaatatctaaaaaaacaaaaactaaacttaCTTAAATGAAAATCCACATTAACTATGATAATAACATTCTGCTTTAAAACTTTAATagtgcattttaattttaaaacaaatatttacatgatttagaatcttataaaaaatcacaaaataagaaagagaacatttttttttaaatagtaacttttacaaaatgaaacttaattaattaagcATTCTATTTATAAGTTAGTATTTTACCAACGTAGTAATCAAATTCTATTTAGAAAGGATTATTTaatacacctaaattttttacatttatttcttacttactttttattcttttctttcttgaaaaactacaaaactttacattttttgaacaattttactattgtattatgtgtcaaatgaatgtaaaagtgtattataatattactactcttctatttataaagtcaattttcatttttaaataatttttatgtccTCATGGTTACTTTTTCTATTAAACAAAGTATACTAAGTATAGAAAACTATTTTCCTAACttcaaattattatgaaaataaaaaattttccaatgccaaaaatcatatttattgtAATCGCAAACATagataattatgattattttgaatGGTTAAATTTTGATTGGTTGGAAATCTATTTCCAAGAATATTCACCAAGATCACTAATTCGTCAccatattaaaatgatttaataaaagtaatatgatatgttttttttttttcataatccTTTTACTCAATAAAGTCAATTTCCAATCTCCCTTGGTAGAAATTTTGGCCAAAAACTATCATCAAAAGCTCTACTTTTTGAAACGTCAACTTGTAAAAAGTAAATCAAACTTGAGAAACATATTTTTCCAACATTAAGATTCCAAAAAACCTAAAAATCCTCTTTTACCAAacgtgaaaaaaataaatttttccaaACATTGGTTCATGTGGTGAACGATGACAGaacaaacaaatcaaaattaagCACCCGCATTTCTTCAATGATAATGACATAGGTTAAGGAATGAGACCTAAAGAAGTCAAGTCTGGCGCCAGGAGGTGGCAAagcaaattatttaaataataaagtaattataaaataaaataaaaggtaaaaatacCTTCGCTTTTCGCTAAAGAAGGATCTAGAAGAAAAACCTAGATCCGTCAAAGCTTCAGATGGATCCAACGGTCCACAATTACTCACAAAAACTTGGCGAATAAAAATTCTAGACCCTTCTGCGCAACCTAAGAATATTTGAGGTTGGATCGTGGCCATTCAACCGATCAAGTACGGATACTATATAAACACGCCAGACGAGGAATTAGTGAATAACATTTGCTCGCTGCGCTTATATCATTTTCCCTTCCATTCTTTGGAGATCTAGTGCAGCAACCACACGTGGAACTCGGTGAAAACTAGGGTTAAGGATTCGAAGGTAGAAGAACAAAATGTTTGGGAGGGCGCCCAAGAAAAGCGACAGCACTAGGTACTATGAAATCCTTGGCGTCGCCAAGAACGCGTCGCAGGAGGATTTGAAAAAGGCTTACAAGAAAGCCGCCATAAAAAATCACCCCGACAAAGGTGGCGATCCCGAGAAGGTAACCGTCGTCGATGTTTCTGATATGTAGACATAATTCCGtatttgttttgattattaCGAATGACGATTTGAATGGTTGTTGATTGATTAATTGATTATGGAATTAATGAATTGTGATGTGATATGAGGTGATGAGTTTTTCTGATCAGTAATTTAAGGCTAGGGGAATTAGAGGGATGGAAGATGTGTTTGGATTGTGATTGGGTGGTGTTGTCTTTCTATTTTGTGATGTTGAGAATTGGATGTTTTGGTTCTGAATTTGTGTACTTTTTGTTTAGTTCAAAGAGCTTGCTCAAGCCTATGAGGTTCTTAGTGACCCTGAGAAACGTGAGGTTTACGATACTTACGGTGAAGATGCTCTTAAGGAGGGAATGggtggcggcggcggtggcCACGACCCGTTTGATATCTTCAGTTCGTTCTTTGGTGGAAATCCGTTTGGTGGGGGTAtggtttgtttatttgttttttgttggaAGGGGTTTCCTTCAATTGATAATTGTGTGAAGAGTCTTAAGTGGAGTTTTTGACTGTGGAATGTGAACAGGTGGTAGCAGTAGAGGAAGGAGACAGAGACGGGGAGAAGATGTGGTTCACCCTCTTAAGGTCTCTCTGGAGGATCTTTATCTTGGAACGTCTAAGAAACTCTCTCTCTCACGAAATGTGTTGTGCTCAAAATGCAATGGGTATGTGTCGTGcttttatgtttaatatatttaagggcaagttattagtttttttgTCTACCTTTAGGTAATCGGTTTCTAATTGGTTGCAGGAAGGGTTCAAAGTCTGGGGCTTCAATGACTTGTGCTGGTTGCCAGGGTAGTGGTATGAAGTTGTCGATCAGGCACCTTGGTCCTTCTATGATTCAGCAAGTGCAACATGTTTGCAATGAGTGTAAGGGCACCGGAGAGACCATCAGTGACAGAGACCGATGCACTCAATGCAAGGGAGAGAAGGTTGTTCAGGAGAAGAAAGTACTTGAAGTTGTTGTGGAGAAAGGAATGCAGAATGGACAGAAGATTACATTCCCTGGTGAAGCTGATGAATCAGTATGTATAGCTATTgagtataaaatttgtatacaGACATTGAACTGGATTATGGGACTTAGACTGACATTGAGCTTTGTGTTTTGCAGCCTGATACAATCACTGGGGATATTGTATTTGTCTTGCAACAGAAGGAACATCCAAAGTTCAAAAGAAAGGCTGAAGACCTTTTTGTCGAGCATACTTTGTCTCTCACCGAGGCTCTATGTGGTTTCCAGTTTGTGCTGGCTCACTTGGATGGTCGACAACTCCTTATCAAATCAAACCCTGGGGAGGTTGTCAAGCCTGGTATGCAAATTGTGATTCTTAGTTGTATTTGATGATTGAAACTTGGATGTTTTTGACATGGAATATGTTATTTCTTGCGTGTAGATTCATACAAGGCTATAAACGATGAGGGAATGCCAATGTACCAGAGGCCGTTCATGAAGGGGAGGCTTTACATTCATTTCACTGTGGAATTTCCTGATTCTCTGAGCCTTGAACAGGTGAAGGCCATAGAGACTGTTTTGCCAGCGAAGACTTCATCACAAAAGTTGACAGACATGGAGCTGGACGAGTGTGAAGAGACTACACTTCATGATGTGAACATGGAGGAAGAGTCAAGGAGGAGGCAACAAACTTCGCAGGAGGCGTACGAGGAGGATGAGGACATGCATGGCGGTGCTCAGAGAGTACAGTGCGCTCAGCAGTAATGAATGAGCCACAGGAGCATAGCAGAGTAGTGTGATGATCttgattatcatttttaaatataatttgtgttTGATCCATCGATTTTGACAACCAAACACCTTACCATTTATTCTTCGACAAATTATTTTACAGAAGACAtcttaatacaatattttttatctatactGTCTGCACTGAtgtctcttccattcttttcatttatccCCATACAAGAAACTCttgttacttttatattttcatatgcCTATTATTGCATTAGTCaacatgttttaattaaatttctaagATTACAAACAGTATAAATTATCTATTTCACATACATAAACAACTAAATAAATTCCTTTGtagagttttttatttatttcacatgCATAAATACGgaaaattttcaattgagtagagattttatgtatataaacaCTTCATCTAATTACTCTAAGTAAACATATTTAAGAGATTAAATGCTAATTTAAGTTACTAAACA
The genomic region above belongs to Vigna radiata var. radiata cultivar VC1973A unplaced genomic scaffold, Vradiata_ver6 scaffold_234, whole genome shotgun sequence and contains:
- the LOC106753149 gene encoding dnaJ protein homolog, with translation MFGRAPKKSDSTRYYEILGVAKNASQEDLKKAYKKAAIKNHPDKGGDPEKFKELAQAYEVLSDPEKREVYDTYGEDALKEGMGGGGGGHDPFDIFSSFFGGNPFGGGGSSRGRRQRRGEDVVHPLKVSLEDLYLGTSKKLSLSRNVLCSKCNGKGSKSGASMTCAGCQGSGMKLSIRHLGPSMIQQVQHVCNECKGTGETISDRDRCTQCKGEKVVQEKKVLEVVVEKGMQNGQKITFPGEADESPDTITGDIVFVLQQKEHPKFKRKAEDLFVEHTLSLTEALCGFQFVLAHLDGRQLLIKSNPGEVVKPDSYKAINDEGMPMYQRPFMKGRLYIHFTVEFPDSLSLEQVKAIETVLPAKTSSQKLTDMELDECEETTLHDVNMEEESRRRQQTSQEAYEEDEDMHGGAQRVQCAQQ